From a region of the Streptomyces venezuelae genome:
- a CDS encoding protein kinase domain-containing protein, producing MTSQNLHIGPDAAADRYRLLRSIGRGGEAVLYLAEIELAGGSEPVVVKVLDSKTTITPDVFDRISQKWNEQAELLRFVHRPGVVGVREHFEGPPIHRPGESSTLTGRALVLVMNHVDGLDLRDWRAERTLATAAERREVMRTLEQLADVLDWLHSGKATPSGRQVVHGDLSPGNVMVDAYGQATLVDFGLSKLTADHQTAEVWFTPGYAAPEVFDGKRTPGTDRYAFGAIAYFLLSGESPPATPEQLAQALAALPQIAVLDAEQRARITAICSADPGKRPVLLAGWMKDIRHAVVSTTTATSQRAAQEAPPRPAAPPPPVVAPQVAAPQVAAPPAVPPQPVTPPPTGAPVTAPPPGYAPAAPPVQPLEAATTGPATAPVTAPAPQPEPSAVPAGYGPTYNLNPAPAPAPAPGPVVPKKKRRTGLVVGSVAGVLVLAALAVAGVQLLKDKDQGPDRAAGSDKPAGAASSAAPDLPTPSASASPGPSGTGADAPLTQPTGTASKPPGGVAPGVNAADLTVMSAVDGLGDFVVGAAKINTKQYGAAFIADLGCNGDAIAEFDLNREWKYLDFTAGIDDGSSHEKGRVTIALDGQPAAFSELVTLGNPITKRVEVNGALRLRLKVEAGCDVGKVVIAGPQLTR from the coding sequence TTGACCAGTCAGAACCTGCACATCGGTCCGGACGCGGCAGCCGACCGGTACCGCCTGCTCCGCTCGATCGGGCGCGGCGGGGAGGCCGTGCTCTATCTCGCCGAGATCGAACTCGCCGGCGGATCCGAACCCGTGGTCGTCAAAGTGCTCGACTCCAAGACGACCATCACCCCGGACGTCTTCGACCGGATCAGCCAGAAGTGGAACGAACAGGCCGAGCTGCTGCGGTTCGTCCACCGACCCGGTGTCGTGGGCGTGCGCGAGCACTTCGAGGGACCGCCGATCCACCGGCCCGGGGAGTCCTCGACCCTGACCGGACGGGCGCTCGTCCTCGTCATGAACCACGTCGACGGGCTCGACCTGCGCGACTGGCGGGCCGAACGCACGCTGGCCACGGCTGCCGAGCGGCGCGAGGTGATGCGCACGCTGGAGCAGCTGGCCGACGTACTGGACTGGCTGCACTCGGGGAAGGCCACCCCGTCCGGGCGCCAGGTCGTCCACGGCGACCTGTCCCCCGGCAACGTGATGGTCGACGCCTACGGGCAGGCGACCCTGGTGGACTTCGGCCTCAGCAAGCTGACCGCCGACCACCAGACGGCCGAGGTCTGGTTCACCCCGGGCTACGCGGCGCCCGAGGTCTTCGACGGCAAGCGGACCCCGGGCACGGACCGGTACGCCTTCGGGGCCATCGCGTACTTCCTGCTCAGCGGGGAGTCCCCGCCCGCCACACCGGAGCAGCTGGCGCAGGCGCTGGCCGCGCTGCCGCAGATCGCCGTGCTGGACGCCGAGCAGCGGGCGCGCATCACCGCGATCTGCTCGGCCGACCCGGGGAAGCGGCCGGTGCTCCTGGCCGGCTGGATGAAGGACATCCGCCACGCGGTGGTGTCCACGACCACGGCCACCTCGCAGCGCGCCGCCCAGGAGGCTCCGCCCCGGCCGGCCGCACCGCCACCGCCGGTGGTCGCGCCGCAGGTGGCCGCGCCGCAGGTCGCCGCGCCGCCGGCGGTCCCGCCGCAGCCGGTCACGCCGCCGCCCACGGGAGCGCCGGTGACGGCGCCGCCGCCCGGGTACGCCCCGGCCGCGCCGCCGGTCCAGCCGCTCGAAGCCGCCACGACGGGACCTGCCACCGCTCCCGTCACCGCTCCCGCCCCGCAGCCGGAGCCGTCGGCGGTGCCCGCCGGGTACGGGCCGACGTACAACCTGAACCCGGCACCCGCCCCGGCTCCCGCCCCCGGGCCCGTAGTCCCGAAGAAGAAGCGGCGGACCGGCCTGGTCGTGGGCTCGGTGGCCGGGGTGCTCGTCCTCGCCGCGCTCGCGGTGGCCGGCGTACAGCTGCTGAAGGACAAGGACCAGGGGCCGGACCGGGCGGCCGGGAGCGACAAGCCGGCCGGGGCGGCGAGCTCCGCCGCCCCCGACCTGCCGACCCCGTCCGCCTCCGCGTCCCCCGGCCCGTCCGGGACCGGCGCCGACGCGCCCCTGACCCAGCCCACCGGCACGGCCTCCAAGCCTCCCGGGGGCGTCGCTCCGGGCGTCAACGCCGCCGATCTGACCGTCATGAGCGCCGTCGACGGACTGGGTGACTTCGTCGTCGGGGCAGCGAAGATCAACACCAAGCAGTACGGCGCCGCGTTCATCGCCGACCTGGGCTGCAACGGCGACGCGATCGCGGAGTTCGACCTCAACCGTGAGTGGAAGTACCTGGACTTCACGGCCGGGATCGACGACGGCTCCAGCCATGAGAAGGGCCGGGTCACCATCGCGCTCGACGGCCAGCCCGCCGCCTTCTCCGAGCTGGTCACGCTGGGCAATCCGATCACCAAGAGAGTGGAGGTCAACGGCGCCCTGCGCCTGCGGCTCAAGGTGGAGGCCGGCTGCGACGTCGGCAAGGTGGTCATCGCCGGGCCGCAGCTGACGCGCTGA
- a CDS encoding penicillin acylase family protein, with protein METPESYGVFRDQWGIPHLRASDELRLVHAQGRVTAFDRAWQLEVERHRSEGSSASFLGADAVTWDRFARQSRLADTARRCFEAMEADDPGTAAWVRAYVDGVNDGLAAGAARDERFARTGLTPTPWEPWVPLAIWIATHILFAGFATKLWRERVARALGDDAVTLFATDGPGTAGSNGWLVPGDRTTTGSAIIAGDPHRFIEDPGVYQQIRLACPEYDVLGLAVPGVPGLGHFGHTGTAAWAITNAMSDYQDLYVEQLRRGDGGAVEALGADGAWEPVSRHTETITVSGADDVEVEILETPRGPVIVHADGDPGAHPDAGAHADGSAQTLSLRYPPRVRLDLGFAALPALLRARTVADIDRAFDRWAEPVNVVHAADTAGGLLHRVAGAVPLRHRTNRLRPVPAWDPQHAWQGWAPTPAEPVQGFAVMANARGIASPLGVEFAPPHRANRIRELLSGSADWSPKAMADVHRDTHLASAAPLLALLPGFEDLTPAAQALRTRLLAWDRHMAADSTDATVFSAFRSATVRRFAADPVFEGLWGTPPGPAVFHPWLYLVPKIGYALEGLLTTSLVPGLDRAVHVRAALEETASAGTPDTPWSEVHRLTPWQAVPDLEATEWPGLGGDHDCVNATSTVPGFTDLTARASAARYVWDLARREDSLWAVPLGADGVTGSPHHRDQLPLWAQCELVPVVTDWSQLTKESE; from the coding sequence GTGGAGACCCCGGAATCCTACGGTGTCTTCCGCGACCAGTGGGGCATTCCCCACCTGCGCGCATCCGACGAACTCCGGCTCGTCCACGCCCAGGGCCGCGTCACCGCCTTCGACCGCGCCTGGCAGCTGGAGGTCGAACGGCACCGCTCCGAGGGCTCCAGCGCCTCCTTCCTCGGTGCGGACGCCGTCACCTGGGACCGCTTCGCCCGCCAGTCCCGGCTGGCCGACACGGCCCGCCGCTGCTTCGAGGCCATGGAGGCCGACGACCCCGGCACCGCCGCCTGGGTGCGCGCGTACGTGGACGGCGTCAACGACGGGCTCGCCGCCGGCGCCGCCCGTGACGAACGCTTCGCGCGCACGGGCCTGACCCCCACCCCCTGGGAACCGTGGGTACCGCTGGCCATCTGGATCGCCACGCACATCCTGTTCGCCGGTTTCGCCACCAAGCTGTGGCGCGAGCGCGTGGCCCGCGCCCTCGGCGACGACGCGGTCACCCTCTTCGCCACCGACGGCCCCGGCACGGCCGGCAGCAACGGCTGGCTGGTGCCGGGCGACCGCACCACCACCGGCTCGGCGATCATCGCGGGCGACCCGCACCGCTTCATCGAGGACCCGGGCGTCTACCAGCAGATACGTCTGGCCTGCCCCGAATACGACGTGCTGGGCCTCGCCGTGCCCGGCGTCCCCGGCCTCGGCCACTTCGGACACACCGGAACCGCCGCCTGGGCGATCACCAACGCCATGTCCGACTACCAGGACCTGTACGTCGAGCAGTTGCGCCGCGGTGACGGCGGCGCCGTGGAGGCCCTCGGCGCGGACGGCGCCTGGGAACCCGTCTCCCGTCACACCGAGACCATCACGGTGTCCGGCGCCGACGACGTCGAGGTGGAGATCCTGGAGACCCCCCGCGGTCCCGTGATCGTCCACGCGGACGGCGACCCCGGTGCCCACCCCGACGCCGGGGCGCACGCCGACGGCAGCGCCCAGACCCTCTCCCTGCGCTACCCGCCGCGGGTCCGCCTGGACCTCGGCTTCGCCGCCCTCCCCGCACTGCTGCGCGCCCGCACCGTCGCCGACATCGACCGCGCCTTCGACCGCTGGGCCGAGCCGGTCAACGTCGTCCACGCCGCCGACACCGCGGGCGGCCTGCTGCACCGCGTCGCGGGCGCCGTACCGCTGCGCCACCGCACCAACCGGCTGCGCCCCGTGCCCGCCTGGGACCCGCAGCACGCCTGGCAGGGCTGGGCCCCGACCCCCGCGGAACCGGTGCAGGGCTTCGCCGTGATGGCCAACGCGCGCGGGATCGCCTCCCCCCTCGGCGTGGAGTTCGCGCCCCCGCACCGCGCCAACCGCATCCGTGAGCTGCTCAGCGGCTCCGCCGACTGGTCCCCGAAGGCGATGGCCGACGTACACCGGGACACGCACCTGGCCTCGGCCGCGCCCCTGCTCGCGCTGCTGCCGGGCTTCGAGGACCTGACGCCGGCCGCGCAGGCCCTGCGCACCCGGCTGCTGGCATGGGACCGGCACATGGCGGCCGACAGCACCGACGCCACCGTCTTCTCGGCGTTCCGCAGCGCGACCGTACGCCGCTTCGCCGCCGACCCCGTCTTCGAGGGCCTGTGGGGGACGCCCCCCGGCCCGGCCGTGTTCCACCCCTGGCTATACCTGGTCCCGAAGATCGGCTACGCCCTCGAAGGCCTGCTCACCACCTCCCTCGTCCCCGGCCTCGACCGGGCGGTGCACGTCCGCGCCGCCCTGGAGGAGACGGCCTCGGCCGGCACCCCCGACACGCCCTGGTCGGAGGTCCACCGCCTCACCCCGTGGCAGGCCGTGCCCGACCTGGAGGCCACGGAGTGGCCCGGACTCGGCGGCGACCACGACTGCGTGAACGCCACCTCCACCGTTCCCGGCTTCACCGACCTCACCGCCCGTGCATCGGCGGCCCGTTACGTCTGGGACCTCGCCCGCCGCGAGGACAGCCTGTGGGCGGTCCCGCTGGGCGCGGACGGCGTCACCGGCTCGCCCCACCACCGCGACCAGTTGCCCCTGTGGGCACAATGCGAACTCGTCCCCGTCGTCACCGACTGGTCCCAGCTCACCAAGGAATCGGAATGA
- a CDS encoding DinB family protein: protein MERISPPLTGDERETLRTFLDYHRATLAWKCENLTDEQLRLASMPPSTLSLLGLVRHMAEVERHWFRRVVDGEDLPHLWSDTHDFQAAYDASGSSRAEAFTAWQAEVAHARRIEAAAESLDVTAYVPSWKEEASLRLVMLHLIHEYARHNGHADFLREGIDGTTGA from the coding sequence ATGGAACGCATCAGCCCGCCCCTGACCGGGGACGAACGCGAGACCCTCCGGACCTTCCTCGACTACCACCGGGCCACGCTCGCCTGGAAGTGCGAGAACCTCACCGACGAGCAGCTGCGCCTCGCCTCGATGCCCCCGTCCACGCTGTCCCTGCTGGGGCTGGTCCGGCACATGGCCGAGGTCGAGAGGCACTGGTTCCGCCGCGTCGTCGACGGCGAGGACCTTCCGCACCTGTGGTCGGACACCCACGACTTCCAGGCCGCTTACGACGCCTCCGGCTCCAGCCGCGCCGAGGCGTTCACCGCCTGGCAGGCGGAGGTTGCGCACGCCCGCCGGATCGAGGCCGCGGCCGAGTCCCTGGACGTGACGGCGTACGTGCCGAGCTGGAAGGAGGAGGCCTCGCTGCGTCTGGTGATGCTCCACCTCATCCACGAGTACGCCCGCCACAACGGCCACGCCGACTTCCTCCGCGAGGGGATCGACGGCACCACCGGCGCCTGA
- a CDS encoding GNAT family N-acetyltransferase → MTSAISARQPVHTQVVEGFGTVTITPVDPAADSALIHSWVTQERARFWGMGEASRELVQEIYEDVDRRTTHHAFMVSRDGDQVALFQTYDCAEDRVSECYDVQPGDVGVHLLIGPTAGEAEHGFTGALITAFIGFVFSDGTARRVVVEPDARNAKAIARMERTGFVLGPEVVLPEIDLPEVYLPAKPARLAFFTAPGAAPAAG, encoded by the coding sequence ATGACCTCCGCCATCTCCGCCAGACAGCCCGTGCACACCCAGGTCGTCGAGGGCTTCGGCACCGTCACCATCACCCCCGTCGACCCGGCGGCCGACTCCGCGCTGATCCACAGCTGGGTCACGCAGGAGCGGGCCCGCTTCTGGGGCATGGGCGAGGCCAGCCGCGAACTGGTCCAGGAGATCTACGAGGACGTCGACCGCCGCACCACCCACCACGCCTTCATGGTGAGCCGCGACGGCGATCAGGTCGCGCTGTTCCAGACGTACGACTGCGCCGAGGACCGGGTCAGCGAGTGCTACGACGTCCAGCCCGGGGACGTGGGCGTGCACCTGCTGATCGGCCCGACCGCGGGCGAGGCCGAACACGGCTTCACCGGCGCCCTGATAACCGCCTTCATCGGGTTCGTGTTCTCGGACGGCACCGCGCGCCGCGTCGTCGTGGAACCGGACGCCCGCAACGCCAAGGCCATCGCCCGCATGGAACGCACCGGCTTCGTCCTCGGGCCGGAGGTCGTGCTCCCGGAGATCGACCTGCCCGAGGTCTACCTCCCGGCCAAGCCGGCCCGGCTGGCCTTCTTCACCGCTCCGGGGGCCGCACCGGCGGCGGGCTGA
- a CDS encoding MMPL family transporter produces the protein MAVIARWCMRHRLLTVLIWLFALGGTAAAAVTAGSAFSNDYEVPGTESGKANALLREAFHGQGGDTDTIVWRAPDRQSVRTPDIEQRMTRALEAVAGLPGVGSVAGPYGPAPESAARISPDGRTAYAVVTFDRHADSVPKAQAAAVVDAAKNPTTEAGGLQVELGGRAIQLTEAPTAHLAEVIGVVVAALVLFLAFGSLAASLLPIATALVSVGTAYFGITLLGHAMPVADFAPMLGTLIGLGVGIDYALFIVTRHRKGLARGSTVEEAAANAVATTGRAVVFAGATVCIALLGMLVLRLNFLNGVAIAASVTVVLTVAASVTLLPALLSYIGMRALSRRERRKLAAEGPRPEQTSGFAARWSGLVERHPKLLGALATVVMLVLALPTLYLHLGTSDQGNNPATSTTRQAYDLLADGFGPGTNGPLTVVARLDGAGDRLAADQLAQALRTTEGVASAGPAVLNHSGDTAVLTVIPDSAPQSRATSDLVDRLRQDVIPAAGHGNSMEVHVGGVTAAYDDFAEVIIGKLPLFVGVVIALGCALLLLAFRSIGIPLKAAAMNVAAVASSFGVVVAIFQWGWGSELLGLGSAGPIEPFLPVIMVSVLFGLSMDYQVFLVSRMYEEWLETGDNRRAVRVGLAETSRVINSAAVIMISVFLAFVLSGDRIIAMFGIALAAAVALDAFVLRTLLVPALMHLLGGANWWLPAWLDRRLPRISIEPPEHRPHARLPEQRPAADLTTSEDGAEPAALSR, from the coding sequence TTGGCTGTAATCGCACGCTGGTGCATGCGCCACCGCCTCCTCACCGTACTCATCTGGCTGTTCGCGCTCGGCGGGACCGCGGCGGCCGCAGTGACCGCCGGGTCGGCGTTCTCCAACGACTACGAGGTCCCCGGCACCGAGTCCGGCAAGGCGAACGCCCTGCTGCGCGAGGCCTTCCACGGCCAGGGCGGCGACACCGACACCATCGTGTGGCGGGCCCCGGACCGGCAGAGCGTGCGCACCCCGGACATCGAGCAGCGCATGACCCGGGCACTGGAAGCCGTCGCCGGTCTCCCCGGTGTCGGATCGGTCGCCGGGCCCTACGGCCCCGCCCCCGAGAGCGCCGCACGGATCAGCCCCGACGGACGCACGGCGTACGCGGTCGTGACCTTCGACCGGCATGCCGACTCCGTACCCAAGGCCCAGGCCGCAGCGGTCGTCGACGCGGCGAAGAACCCCACCACCGAGGCCGGCGGCCTCCAGGTCGAGCTGGGCGGCCGTGCCATCCAGCTCACCGAGGCCCCCACCGCGCATCTCGCCGAGGTCATCGGCGTCGTCGTCGCGGCCCTGGTCCTCTTCCTCGCCTTCGGCTCGCTCGCCGCGAGCCTGCTGCCCATCGCGACCGCCCTGGTCAGCGTGGGCACCGCCTATTTCGGCATCACCCTGCTCGGGCACGCGATGCCGGTCGCCGACTTCGCCCCGATGCTCGGCACCCTCATCGGCCTCGGCGTGGGCATCGACTACGCGCTGTTCATCGTCACCCGGCACCGCAAGGGCCTGGCGCGGGGCAGCACCGTCGAGGAGGCCGCCGCGAACGCCGTCGCCACCACCGGCCGGGCCGTCGTCTTCGCCGGTGCCACCGTCTGCATCGCCCTGCTCGGCATGCTGGTGCTGCGGCTGAACTTCCTGAACGGCGTCGCGATAGCGGCGTCCGTGACCGTGGTCCTGACGGTCGCCGCCTCGGTCACCCTGCTGCCCGCCCTCCTCTCGTACATAGGCATGCGCGCCCTCTCGCGCCGCGAGCGCCGCAAGCTCGCCGCCGAGGGGCCGCGCCCCGAGCAGACCTCCGGCTTCGCGGCTCGCTGGTCCGGTCTCGTCGAGCGGCACCCCAAGCTGCTGGGTGCCCTCGCCACCGTGGTCATGCTGGTGCTGGCCCTGCCCACCCTCTACCTCCATCTGGGCACGTCCGACCAGGGCAACAACCCGGCCACCTCCACCACCCGGCAGGCATACGACCTGCTGGCGGACGGCTTCGGACCCGGCACCAACGGTCCGCTGACCGTCGTCGCCCGGCTGGACGGCGCCGGCGACCGGCTGGCCGCGGACCAGCTGGCGCAGGCACTGCGCACGACCGAGGGCGTGGCCTCCGCCGGCCCCGCCGTGCTCAACCACAGCGGCGACACCGCCGTCCTGACCGTCATACCGGACTCCGCGCCGCAGTCCCGGGCCACGAGCGACCTCGTCGACCGGCTCCGCCAGGACGTCATCCCGGCCGCCGGGCACGGCAACTCCATGGAGGTCCACGTCGGCGGAGTGACGGCCGCCTACGACGACTTCGCCGAGGTCATCATCGGGAAGCTGCCGCTCTTCGTCGGCGTCGTCATCGCCCTCGGCTGCGCGCTCCTCCTGCTGGCCTTCCGGTCCATCGGCATCCCGCTCAAGGCGGCCGCCATGAACGTCGCCGCCGTCGCCTCCTCCTTCGGCGTCGTGGTCGCGATCTTCCAATGGGGCTGGGGCAGCGAGCTCCTGGGCCTGGGCAGCGCAGGCCCCATCGAACCCTTCCTGCCCGTGATCATGGTGTCCGTCCTCTTCGGGCTGTCGATGGACTACCAGGTCTTCCTCGTCAGCCGGATGTACGAGGAGTGGCTGGAGACCGGCGACAACCGGCGGGCCGTGCGCGTGGGCCTCGCCGAGACCAGCCGGGTCATCAACTCGGCGGCCGTCATCATGATCTCCGTCTTCCTGGCGTTCGTGCTCAGCGGCGACCGGATCATCGCGATGTTCGGTATCGCGCTCGCCGCAGCCGTGGCCCTCGACGCCTTCGTGCTGCGCACGCTCCTCGTCCCGGCCCTGATGCACCTGCTCGGCGGAGCCAACTGGTGGCTGCCCGCCTGGCTCGACCGGCGCCTGCCCCGGATCAGCATCGAGCCGCCCGAACACCGCCCCCATGCGAGACTTCCGGAGCAGCGGCCCGCCGCGGACCTCACCACGAGCGAGGACGGCGCCGAGCCCGCCGCCCTCTCCCGGTGA
- a CDS encoding signal peptidase I — translation MNHDSTIYTGKATPDAAADRGWLLGHFKDPSDPRHSEDVEIKWGVHPKGDARERWATAEKRTALLVLISGRFRLEFPGRTVVLAEQGDYVLWGRGVDHSWYAEEDAVVLTVRWPSIPGYRVDEPETRLEAGSPGCPAL, via the coding sequence GTGAACCACGACTCCACCATCTACACCGGTAAGGCCACCCCCGACGCGGCCGCGGACCGCGGCTGGCTCCTCGGCCACTTCAAGGACCCCTCCGATCCCCGCCACAGCGAGGACGTGGAGATCAAGTGGGGTGTCCACCCGAAGGGCGACGCACGGGAGCGGTGGGCGACCGCCGAGAAGCGCACCGCACTGCTGGTGCTGATCAGCGGACGCTTCCGGCTGGAGTTCCCCGGGCGCACCGTCGTCCTCGCCGAGCAGGGGGACTACGTGCTCTGGGGGCGCGGTGTCGACCACTCCTGGTACGCGGAGGAGGACGCCGTCGTCCTCACCGTCCGCTGGCCCTCGATCCCGGGCTACCGCGTGGACGAGCCCGAAACCCGGCTGGAGGCCGGGTCTCCCGGCTGCCCCGCGCTGTGA
- a CDS encoding siderophore-interacting protein — MAVGKGWEGVVLKLMRGKDFTFTVTGAEDLTENYRRVSFTDGGLLAAAGESLHPTMWVRVWFQGAGKPHQRAYTLVDPDPQAGTFSFEFALHDGVASAWARGAKPGDTVEATVQGTGFTAPEPAPERLLVIGDSASLPAINSLLDTYPETPATIWFETQHDSDERLPMRVEPGRHDIRRVRRDGTALADRVRAELPELAGNPEAAYVWLACDTVTTRALTAYLRKELALPKQRVNALGYWRPVA, encoded by the coding sequence ATGGCTGTCGGCAAGGGCTGGGAGGGCGTGGTCCTCAAGCTCATGCGGGGCAAGGACTTCACGTTCACGGTCACGGGAGCGGAAGACCTGACGGAGAACTACCGCCGCGTGAGCTTCACGGACGGCGGGCTGCTCGCGGCCGCCGGTGAGTCGCTGCACCCGACGATGTGGGTACGCGTCTGGTTCCAGGGCGCGGGCAAGCCGCACCAGCGGGCGTACACGCTGGTGGACCCGGATCCGCAAGCGGGCACGTTCAGCTTCGAGTTCGCCCTGCACGACGGGGTCGCCAGCGCCTGGGCGCGCGGTGCCAAGCCGGGTGACACGGTCGAGGCCACCGTCCAGGGCACCGGATTCACGGCCCCCGAGCCGGCTCCGGAACGCCTGCTCGTCATCGGGGACTCCGCGTCCCTCCCGGCGATCAACTCGCTGCTGGACACGTATCCCGAGACCCCGGCGACCATCTGGTTCGAGACGCAGCACGACTCGGACGAGCGGCTGCCGATGCGGGTGGAGCCGGGCCGGCACGACATCCGCCGGGTGCGGCGGGACGGTACGGCCCTGGCCGACCGGGTGCGTGCCGAGCTGCCCGAGCTGGCCGGGAACCCGGAGGCGGCGTACGTCTGGCTCGCCTGCGACACGGTGACGACGCGCGCGCTGACGGCGTACCTGCGCAAGGAACTCGCGCTGCCCAAGCAGCGGGTGAACGCGCTGGGCTACTGGCGGCCGGTGGCCTGA
- a CDS encoding GNAT family N-acetyltransferase: MTISLDELMKVRAHFDAEVREGARADAPSAGVERAGAVVRHVAPALGWNGVLWSDLDEGTADAEIAAQVAFFAGRGCPEFEWKLYDYDRPADLGDRLRAAGFVPEPPETLMVGLVSELAKLPVEPPEGITLRVVTDEAGVDLMMRVHAGAFGTERPRVREQLLGRLREEPETIAAVLAMAGDTPVSAARMEMQPGLAFAGLWGGGTLPEWRGRGIYRLLVAHRARLAAELGVTYLQVDATDDSRPILERLGFGVLGVTVPYVWTGTAA; encoded by the coding sequence ATGACGATCTCTCTTGATGAACTGATGAAGGTGCGCGCCCATTTCGACGCCGAGGTGCGTGAGGGCGCCCGGGCGGACGCCCCGTCGGCGGGCGTGGAGCGGGCGGGCGCCGTCGTACGGCACGTCGCGCCCGCGCTCGGGTGGAACGGCGTGCTCTGGTCGGACCTCGACGAGGGGACGGCGGACGCGGAGATCGCGGCGCAGGTGGCGTTCTTCGCGGGCCGCGGCTGTCCGGAGTTCGAGTGGAAGCTGTACGACTACGACCGGCCCGCCGACCTCGGGGACCGGCTGCGGGCGGCGGGCTTCGTGCCGGAGCCGCCCGAGACGCTGATGGTGGGCCTGGTGTCCGAGCTCGCGAAGCTGCCGGTGGAGCCCCCGGAGGGGATCACCTTGCGGGTGGTGACGGACGAGGCCGGTGTCGACCTGATGATGCGGGTCCACGCGGGCGCCTTCGGGACGGAGCGGCCGCGGGTCCGGGAGCAGCTGCTCGGCAGGCTGCGTGAGGAGCCGGAGACGATCGCCGCGGTCCTCGCGATGGCGGGCGACACCCCGGTGAGCGCGGCCCGGATGGAGATGCAGCCGGGTCTGGCCTTCGCGGGCCTGTGGGGCGGCGGCACGCTCCCCGAATGGCGCGGCCGGGGCATCTACCGCCTGCTCGTCGCCCACCGCGCCCGCCTGGCGGCGGAGCTCGGTGTCACCTACCTGCAGGTGGACGCGACGGACGACAGCCGGCCGATCCTGGAGCGGCTGGGATTCGGGGTCCTGGGGGTGACGGTGCCCTACGTGTGGACCGGCACCGCCGCGTAG